From the Octadecabacter antarcticus 307 genome, one window contains:
- a CDS encoding hydantoinase/oxoprolinase N-terminal domain-containing protein has product MAHLLGIDTGGTYTDAILLDDEADVIVARAKALTTRPNLSIGIAAAIDAVMTQSGIASSDVTMVSLSTTLATNALVEGQGGRVALVFIGFDEGELKKANLSDALNGDPVIFAQGGHSHAGTVVTQLNTDAIRCALESLTVNVSGVAIASRFATRNPSHEITVRDIVRDVLGVPVTCSHELSQALGGPKRALTAVLNARLIGLIDRLISATEAHIEALGIDARLMVVRGDGALISAKLARERPIETILSGPAASIAGAQWLTGAKDALVSDIGGTTTDICVLKDGVPKIDPQGAKVGKYRTMVEAVAMRTFGLGGDSEVSITEGLEGGLCLGPRRVMPVSLFARDYPEIVHTALDRALTLETPPQEAAQFVIAQWNKFPAGLDARETAVASRLQNGPVRWVDAVQNRIEGPALGRLVQQGLVMISGVTPSDASHTLGHMTDWNTSAATKALTLFARRRIGSGARLSSGAENLARAIIDRLTQQTVWALLETALSEEGWDDPTQLARHPLLAAGLGGHGNIVRLDAGLAMPVIGLGASAQTYYGAVGTLLGCSTILPDNGGVANAIGAVVGQVAIHAEGTVTSGGAGAFRVHLPDGPSQFSDKDSALTALRLALTKQASERAIASGVEEVRITENLDLREAQVEAQTMFIEATLRITARGRPRITT; this is encoded by the coding sequence ATGGCGCACTTACTTGGTATCGACACAGGCGGCACGTACACCGACGCGATATTGCTCGACGATGAAGCCGACGTGATCGTAGCGCGGGCAAAGGCGCTGACGACACGCCCGAACCTGTCGATCGGAATCGCGGCCGCAATTGATGCGGTGATGACGCAAAGTGGTATTGCCTCGTCCGATGTCACGATGGTGTCGCTTTCGACGACGCTGGCGACCAATGCATTGGTCGAAGGACAAGGCGGACGGGTCGCTTTGGTGTTTATCGGGTTCGACGAAGGCGAATTGAAAAAAGCCAATCTGTCAGACGCGTTAAACGGCGACCCGGTGATCTTTGCGCAAGGCGGACATAGCCACGCAGGGACAGTTGTCACACAACTGAATACAGATGCCATTCGCTGCGCGTTAGAGTCTTTAACTGTCAATGTTTCAGGCGTCGCAATCGCCAGTCGTTTCGCGACGCGTAACCCCTCGCATGAAATTACAGTCCGCGATATTGTTCGTGACGTTCTTGGTGTGCCCGTGACCTGTTCCCACGAACTTAGTCAGGCGTTAGGAGGACCAAAACGGGCGCTTACAGCTGTTTTGAACGCCCGCCTCATCGGCTTGATTGATCGCTTGATCTCGGCGACTGAGGCGCACATTGAAGCACTTGGTATCGACGCGCGCTTGATGGTCGTGCGAGGCGATGGCGCACTTATTTCCGCGAAGCTTGCGCGAGAACGACCGATTGAGACAATCCTCAGCGGTCCCGCTGCCAGCATCGCTGGTGCACAATGGCTGACGGGGGCGAAAGACGCACTTGTCAGCGACATCGGTGGGACGACGACGGATATCTGTGTGCTCAAGGACGGAGTCCCAAAGATTGATCCGCAGGGCGCAAAGGTCGGAAAATACCGCACGATGGTCGAGGCAGTCGCAATGCGGACGTTCGGACTGGGCGGCGACAGTGAAGTGTCTATCACAGAAGGGTTGGAAGGTGGGCTTTGCCTCGGGCCACGTCGGGTGATGCCAGTATCGCTGTTTGCGCGTGATTACCCAGAAATTGTGCACACTGCTTTGGATCGCGCTTTGACACTTGAAACGCCCCCTCAGGAAGCCGCGCAGTTCGTGATTGCGCAGTGGAATAAATTTCCTGCAGGTCTGGATGCGCGCGAGACGGCAGTCGCGTCGCGTCTACAAAATGGCCCAGTGCGTTGGGTGGACGCCGTACAAAACCGGATCGAAGGGCCAGCGTTGGGACGATTGGTGCAACAAGGGTTGGTAATGATTTCGGGTGTCACGCCATCCGATGCGAGCCACACCTTGGGTCACATGACAGACTGGAACACCAGTGCGGCGACCAAAGCGCTTACGCTTTTTGCAAGGCGACGGATCGGAAGCGGAGCAAGGCTCAGTTCTGGCGCAGAAAACCTCGCCCGCGCCATTATCGACAGGCTCACCCAACAGACAGTGTGGGCCTTATTAGAGACTGCTTTGTCAGAAGAAGGCTGGGATGATCCAACACAATTGGCCCGCCATCCGTTATTGGCGGCAGGACTAGGTGGCCACGGAAATATCGTTCGCCTAGATGCTGGCTTGGCAATGCCAGTGATTGGTCTTGGCGCCTCTGCGCAAACCTATTACGGCGCGGTTGGTACACTTTTGGGCTGTTCCACGATCCTGCCAGATAATGGTGGCGTCGCAAATGCCATTGGCGCAGTTGTTGGTCAGGTTGCGATCCATGCTGAAGGCACCGTCACCAGCGGTGGCGCGGGTGCATTTCGCGTCCACCTGCCAGACGGCCCATCGCAGTTTTCTGACAAAGACTCCGCACTTACAGCTTTACGTTTGGCCCTGACGAAACAGGCGTCCGAACGGGCAATAGCATCAGGCGTAGAAGAAGTCCGAATAACAGAAAACCTCGACCTGCGGGAGGCACAGGTCGAGGCCCAAACGATGTTTATAGAGGCGACGTTACGCATAACCGCCCGCGGGCGACCACGCATCACAACCTAG
- a CDS encoding alcohol dehydrogenase catalytic domain-containing protein yields MKALVYDAVEKMVYRDMPNPVAGAGQSLIRIEASGICGSDMHAFLGHDERRPAPLILGHEAAGTVVGGPNNGARVTINPLVSCGSCRACKSGRDNLCPERLIISMPPREGAFAEMVVMRDENLVRVPDDVPLRKAALAEPLACGWHAVRLGSAILDMPLAQAKCHVIGGGAIGVGAALALRAFGATQITVAEPNAVRRATLDGIDGFDAVAPGDVAQADLVIDGVGYAATRADATAIAQPGGVIMHIGLGESEGGLDIRRMTLQEIAFVGTYTYTAQDFRDTAAAIFDGRLGALDWTEQRPLIDGQQAFSDIRAGNVAAPKIILEPNP; encoded by the coding sequence ATGAAAGCACTGGTTTATGACGCCGTTGAAAAAATGGTTTACCGCGACATGCCCAATCCTGTGGCGGGGGCAGGCCAAAGCCTGATCCGGATTGAAGCGTCGGGAATCTGCGGATCCGATATGCATGCCTTTCTTGGCCATGATGAACGCCGTCCCGCACCGCTGATCCTTGGCCATGAAGCGGCTGGCACGGTTGTCGGTGGGCCAAATAATGGTGCGCGGGTTACGATCAATCCGTTGGTGTCGTGCGGGTCGTGTCGTGCCTGCAAATCAGGGCGCGATAACCTGTGTCCTGAGCGGCTGATTATTTCTATGCCACCGCGTGAAGGCGCATTTGCTGAGATGGTCGTGATGCGAGATGAGAATCTTGTGCGTGTGCCTGATGATGTGCCTTTGCGCAAAGCGGCGTTGGCTGAACCGCTGGCCTGTGGTTGGCATGCAGTCCGGCTCGGGTCGGCAATTTTAGACATGCCATTGGCGCAAGCTAAGTGCCACGTTATCGGTGGTGGTGCGATTGGTGTTGGTGCAGCACTTGCGCTGCGTGCGTTTGGCGCAACGCAGATCACTGTCGCAGAACCGAACGCCGTGCGACGCGCGACGTTGGATGGGATTGATGGATTTGACGCTGTGGCACCCGGTGACGTGGCGCAGGCTGATCTGGTCATTGACGGCGTCGGCTACGCTGCAACCCGTGCAGATGCGACTGCGATTGCCCAACCAGGAGGCGTTATTATGCACATTGGTTTGGGCGAGAGCGAGGGTGGCCTTGATATCCGCCGCATGACATTGCAGGAAATCGCATTTGTCGGCACATATACCTATACCGCACAAGATTTCCGAGACACGGCTGCCGCGATTTTTGACGGCCGACTTGGCGCGCTGGACTGGACAGAACAACGACCCCTTATTGACGGACAGCAGGCGTTTTCCGACATCCGTGCAGGCAATGTTGCCGCACCTAAAATTATTCTTGAACCTAACCCATGA
- a CDS encoding ATP-binding cassette domain-containing protein: MIKGLTLRNLCILRAGIPLIEIDHAIAAGEVLTVMGPSGVGKSTLLAYITGMLAPTFTGMGQVLLDGVDVTTKPPHARRIGILFQDDLLFPHMSVGANLAFGIPHGGSKASRRAQIENALGDVGLTGFADRDPATLSGGQKARVALVRMLLSNPCALLLDEAFSRLDADLRAQVRDLVFQTARERALPVLMVTHDIEDAQAAGGAVIELESLSKG, from the coding sequence ATGATTAAGGGTCTAACCTTGCGTAACCTGTGTATTTTGCGTGCAGGCATTCCACTGATTGAGATAGACCATGCGATTGCCGCTGGTGAAGTTCTGACTGTGATGGGGCCGTCCGGCGTGGGAAAATCGACGTTGCTTGCTTATATTACTGGCATGCTCGCCCCCACATTTACGGGTATGGGGCAGGTCTTGCTGGACGGTGTTGATGTTACAACAAAGCCACCACATGCGCGTCGTATCGGCATTCTTTTTCAGGATGATCTGCTCTTTCCACATATGTCTGTGGGGGCAAATTTGGCATTTGGGATACCCCATGGTGGCAGCAAGGCATCGCGGCGCGCGCAAATTGAAAATGCGCTTGGGGACGTCGGGTTGACTGGCTTTGCTGATCGCGATCCGGCCACATTGTCGGGTGGTCAGAAAGCGCGGGTCGCATTGGTTCGTATGCTGCTGTCAAATCCCTGCGCACTTTTGCTCGACGAAGCGTTTTCCCGTCTAGATGCTGACCTGCGCGCACAGGTCAGGGATTTGGTTTTCCAGACGGCGAGGGAACGCGCCTTGCCAGTGTTGATGGTCACCCATGACATTGAAGATGCACAGGCAGCGGGTGGCGCGGTTATCGAATTGGAGAGCCTTTCCAAGGGGTAA
- the hisD gene encoding histidinol dehydrogenase, whose product MARTYLKKATLTAQSGASDVHDIVQGILTDIEAGGDDTAREYAIKFDKYDGNIILTDEEIQAACDRVPEKLKQDIQFAHDNVRRFAEAQKGTVKDIEYEITPGLIAGQKAIPVDAAGCYVPGGRYSHIASAIMTVTTAKVAGCSHITATSPPRAGLGVAPAIIYAAHICGADKIMALGGVQGVAAMTFGLFGLPKANILVGPGNQFVAEAKRILFGRVGIDMIAGPTDSLVLADKNADPHIVATDLVSQAEHGYNSPVWLVTDSTELAKDVMARVPALIDDLPELNRENAFAAWRDYAEVIVCEDREDMAACSDEYAPEHLTVQAEDLDWWLSRLSCYGSLFLGEETTVSYGDKASGTNHVLPTSGAAGYTGGLSVHKYMKIVTWQRSTREGSKRVAEATARISRLEGMEGHARAADVRLAKYFPNETFDLTADG is encoded by the coding sequence ATGGCACGGACCTATCTCAAGAAAGCAACGCTGACGGCCCAATCCGGCGCTTCAGATGTGCATGACATCGTGCAGGGTATCCTGACGGACATTGAGGCGGGCGGGGACGACACAGCCCGCGAATATGCGATTAAGTTCGACAAATATGACGGTAACATAATCCTGACGGACGAGGAAATCCAAGCGGCCTGTGATCGCGTGCCTGAGAAACTGAAACAGGATATCCAATTCGCCCATGACAACGTGCGTCGATTTGCCGAGGCACAAAAGGGCACTGTCAAAGACATCGAATATGAGATCACGCCCGGTTTGATCGCTGGACAGAAAGCGATCCCCGTAGATGCGGCCGGATGTTATGTACCCGGTGGTCGATATAGCCATATCGCGAGTGCGATCATGACTGTGACAACGGCAAAAGTCGCAGGTTGTAGCCACATCACCGCAACGTCGCCGCCGCGCGCCGGTCTGGGCGTGGCCCCTGCAATTATTTATGCGGCGCATATCTGCGGTGCTGACAAAATTATGGCGCTGGGCGGTGTGCAAGGTGTCGCCGCAATGACCTTCGGATTGTTCGGCCTGCCAAAGGCAAACATTCTTGTGGGCCCGGGGAACCAGTTCGTCGCCGAAGCCAAGCGCATCCTGTTCGGTCGCGTTGGTATCGACATGATTGCTGGTCCCACTGATAGCTTGGTTTTGGCCGACAAAAATGCTGATCCGCATATCGTTGCGACAGACTTGGTGAGCCAAGCGGAACACGGATATAATTCACCCGTTTGGTTGGTAACAGACAGCACAGAATTGGCGAAAGACGTCATGGCCCGCGTCCCCGCATTGATTGACGATCTACCGGAACTAAACCGCGAAAACGCATTCGCCGCATGGCGTGATTATGCCGAAGTCATTGTGTGTGAAGACCGCGAAGACATGGCCGCCTGTTCGGATGAATATGCACCTGAGCATTTGACTGTTCAGGCCGAAGACCTTGATTGGTGGTTGAGTCGGCTATCGTGTTACGGGTCTTTGTTCTTGGGTGAAGAAACGACCGTGTCCTATGGTGACAAGGCGTCAGGCACGAACCACGTGCTGCCAACGTCCGGCGCAGCAGGTTACACGGGTGGTTTGTCCGTCCACAAATACATGAAGATCGTCACATGGCAGCGATCAACCCGTGAAGGGTCAAAGCGGGTTGCAGAAGCGACAGCGCGGATATCGCGGCTGGAAGGAATGGAAGGCCACGCGCGCGCAGCTGACGTTCGCCTTGCCAAGTATTTCCCAAATGAAACCTTTGATCTGACCGCAGATGGTTAA
- a CDS encoding SDR family NAD(P)-dependent oxidoreductase: MVNPDALFDLCGKVACVTGASSGLGRRAALMLAEAGAKVVCVARRADALDSLCNEIGVVAAAVVADIADRNTTESLVSKISAPFGAPDIIVHAAGINTREQADDVTPQGWDQTLALNLTAPFFLSQAMVPAMKAKGWGRIVNFASLQSSRAFSGGIAYGASKAGIAQLTRAMAEAWSKDGITVNAIGPGFFPTELTGPVFADPERAAHNAAQTCIGRNGTLEDIDGPLLFLCSDASAYVTGQVLMVDGGYTAK, translated from the coding sequence ATGGTTAATCCAGACGCACTTTTTGATCTCTGCGGTAAAGTCGCTTGCGTCACTGGCGCAAGTTCGGGTCTGGGGCGTCGTGCCGCGCTCATGCTGGCGGAAGCCGGGGCAAAGGTCGTGTGCGTGGCCCGCCGTGCCGATGCATTGGACAGCCTTTGCAACGAAATCGGGGTGGTCGCCGCCGCAGTAGTCGCTGACATCGCGGACCGAAACACCACAGAAAGTCTGGTATCAAAAATTTCCGCGCCTTTTGGTGCGCCCGATATCATCGTGCACGCCGCAGGTATCAACACGCGCGAACAGGCTGATGATGTGACGCCGCAAGGATGGGACCAGACGCTGGCGCTCAACCTCACTGCTCCGTTTTTCCTGAGCCAAGCTATGGTGCCTGCCATGAAGGCGAAGGGCTGGGGGCGGATCGTGAATTTTGCGTCACTGCAAAGCAGCCGCGCCTTTTCGGGTGGCATCGCCTATGGCGCATCCAAGGCGGGCATCGCCCAGCTGACCCGTGCGATGGCTGAAGCGTGGTCGAAGGACGGAATCACAGTAAACGCCATTGGGCCAGGATTCTTCCCGACGGAACTGACGGGCCCTGTGTTTGCCGACCCTGAGCGCGCAGCGCATAACGCGGCGCAAACCTGTATCGGGCGCAACGGCACGCTCGAAGATATTGACGGTCCGCTGTTATTCCTGTGCTCAGACGCATCCGCATATGTTACAGGCCAAGTTCTGATGGTTGACGGAGGCTACACAGCAAAATGA
- the msrB gene encoding peptide-methionine (R)-S-oxide reductase MsrB: protein MTKYDKNPDVIASLTPEQFHVTQESGTERPWTGAYLDNKEVGIYVDIVSGEPLFASSDKFESGCGWPSFTKPIEPAHVNELTDNTLGMIRTEVRSTHGDSHLGHVFPDGPQDQGGLRYCINGASLRFIAKADMDAEGYGEFSNQVEDA from the coding sequence ATGACCAAATACGACAAGAACCCAGATGTTATCGCGTCTCTCACTCCGGAGCAGTTTCATGTGACGCAAGAGAGCGGCACAGAACGCCCGTGGACTGGAGCATATCTGGACAACAAAGAGGTCGGCATTTATGTCGATATCGTGTCAGGAGAGCCGTTGTTCGCGTCATCCGACAAGTTCGAATCTGGCTGCGGTTGGCCAAGTTTTACCAAGCCGATCGAACCTGCGCACGTCAATGAATTAACCGACAACACGCTTGGTATGATCCGCACCGAAGTTCGTTCGACCCACGGTGACAGCCACCTTGGGCATGTATTTCCTGATGGTCCGCAAGACCAAGGCGGTCTGCGCTACTGTATCAATGGCGCGTCGCTGCGATTTATTGCGAAAGCCGATATGGACGCCGAAGGATACGGCGAATTTAGTAACCAAGTGGAGGACGCGTAA
- the msrA gene encoding peptide-methionine (S)-S-oxide reductase MsrA, which produces MSNNERAVLAGGCFWGMEDLIRKLPGVVSTRVGYTGGDVANATYRNHGTHAEGIEITFDPTQTTYRRLLEFFFQIHDPTTVNQQGNDRGMAYRSAIYFADEAQKAVAEDTIKDVDASGLWPGSVITDLDPVSEFWEAEPEHQDYLERVPHGYTCHFIRPDWVLPRREAAE; this is translated from the coding sequence ATGTCAAATAATGAGCGCGCAGTTCTTGCCGGTGGATGTTTTTGGGGCATGGAAGACCTGATCCGAAAGTTGCCCGGCGTTGTGTCAACGCGGGTGGGCTATACGGGCGGCGACGTTGCCAATGCGACGTATCGCAACCACGGGACCCATGCCGAAGGGATTGAGATTACTTTTGATCCAACGCAAACGACCTATCGTCGGCTGTTGGAATTTTTCTTTCAGATCCACGATCCCACGACCGTAAACCAGCAAGGCAATGATCGCGGAATGGCATATCGGTCGGCCATTTATTTCGCGGACGAGGCGCAAAAAGCTGTCGCCGAAGATACGATCAAAGACGTCGATGCATCTGGTCTTTGGCCGGGCTCAGTCATCACTGATCTCGACCCTGTGAGTGAGTTTTGGGAGGCTGAGCCCGAGCATCAGGATTATCTTGAGCGTGTTCCACACGGTTACACCTGCCACTTTATCCGTCCCGATTGGGTGTTGCCCCGCCGCGAAGCGGCAGAATAG
- the comE gene encoding sulfopyruvate decarboxylase subunit beta — protein sequence MIRSEILRDIAPILRDQLVVCNIGLPSQELHMIDDQPSNFYMLGTMGLASSIGLGLALAQDKTVISIDGDGSVLTNLGTLPTIANNVTDNYILMIIDNGSYGSTGDQPTYAGMKTKLEKVAEACGCENVVVCKDVDTGEVLQAALDSKKMTVIVVKCDSGNIKLPVITMDPVVIRDRFMKAVAS from the coding sequence ATGATCAGATCTGAAATCCTGCGCGACATCGCGCCAATCCTTCGTGACCAACTGGTCGTCTGTAATATCGGTTTACCGAGCCAAGAGCTGCATATGATCGATGATCAACCCAGCAACTTCTATATGCTTGGAACGATGGGGCTGGCCTCGTCTATTGGGCTTGGACTTGCCCTAGCCCAAGATAAAACTGTCATTTCGATTGATGGTGATGGGTCCGTTCTGACGAACCTTGGTACGTTGCCAACAATCGCCAACAATGTGACTGATAACTATATCCTGATGATCATCGACAATGGGTCCTATGGATCAACTGGTGATCAGCCGACCTATGCCGGTATGAAAACCAAGCTTGAAAAAGTGGCTGAGGCCTGCGGTTGCGAGAATGTCGTTGTTTGCAAGGATGTCGATACCGGCGAAGTTCTGCAAGCCGCGCTCGACAGCAAAAAAATGACCGTGATCGTTGTGAAATGCGACAGTGGCAACATCAAACTGCCTGTCATCACGATGGACCCTGTTGTGATCCGTGATCGGTTCATGAAAGCGGTTGCCAGCTAA
- the comD gene encoding sulfopyruvate decarboxylase subunit alpha: MSIDKKIVDDLVANDVSFITTVPCKQLAGVIEEVEAREEIFHIPSNNENEGMGLCAGAWMGGKRPMIIMQNTAIGVTINTLATLTQFYRMPLPMLISYRGELREPVACQVEMAVHTKALLDQLHIPTYHFHRESDADELDAILKYTFMSNKPVAILTDASFWGGYGDQ, from the coding sequence TTGAGCATCGATAAGAAAATTGTGGACGATCTGGTGGCAAACGACGTGTCGTTCATCACCACTGTCCCGTGCAAACAACTGGCAGGTGTGATCGAAGAAGTCGAAGCGCGCGAGGAAATTTTCCACATCCCGTCCAATAACGAAAACGAGGGCATGGGGCTGTGCGCTGGTGCATGGATGGGCGGTAAACGCCCGATGATCATCATGCAAAACACCGCCATCGGTGTGACGATCAACACGCTAGCGACGCTGACGCAGTTTTACCGCATGCCATTGCCAATGTTGATTTCGTATCGCGGTGAGCTGCGCGAACCGGTGGCGTGTCAGGTTGAAATGGCCGTGCACACCAAGGCGTTGCTGGACCAGTTGCACATCCCGACCTATCATTTTCATCGCGAATCTGATGCGGATGAGCTCGACGCGATCCTGAAATACACATTCATGAGCAACAAACCTGTGGCGATCCTGACGGATGCGTCTTTCTGGGGAGGCTACGGCGACCAATGA
- a CDS encoding alpha-hydroxy acid oxidase, producing the protein MATGIHSSADARRIARRRLPWMVFDYIDGAAGREIGAVHNRAAIDDLKLRPRILRDVSDRSLAVPLFGRSANVPFGISPMGMCNLSAPGADMMLARLAAREHVPLGVSTVASTAMEPLIEAAEGNAWFQLYFTGDGDGTFKLVERAKAAGYETIILTVDVPEVGRRPRELRHGFTMPFKIGPRQFIDFALHPRWSLTALAKGKPQMANFDMDGYEFDRTESRAKANWDTLAQLRDMWPGKLVVKGVLDAQDALMLRDAGVDAIQVSSHGSRQLDSAPPPILALADIRNAVGPDFPLFYDTGLRGGEDVVKAFEQGANFTFLGRVLQFAIAAAGEEGLADLWDVLKNETSITLAQIGRTSMLDHSDN; encoded by the coding sequence ATGGCGACCGGTATTCATTCCAGCGCAGACGCGCGGCGCATTGCGCGTCGCCGTCTGCCTTGGATGGTATTTGACTACATAGACGGCGCCGCTGGCCGCGAAATTGGGGCCGTGCATAATCGTGCGGCCATTGATGATTTAAAACTGCGCCCGCGCATTTTGCGCGATGTTAGTGACAGATCACTGGCGGTCCCGCTGTTTGGGCGATCGGCGAACGTGCCGTTCGGAATTAGCCCGATGGGCATGTGCAACCTGTCCGCCCCTGGCGCCGACATGATGTTGGCCCGTCTTGCTGCACGCGAACATGTGCCGCTAGGGGTGTCGACAGTGGCGTCCACTGCGATGGAACCACTGATTGAGGCCGCTGAGGGCAACGCGTGGTTCCAATTATATTTTACCGGCGACGGGGACGGCACATTCAAACTTGTCGAACGCGCCAAGGCTGCCGGTTATGAAACGATCATTCTGACAGTCGATGTCCCCGAAGTGGGCCGCCGACCCCGCGAATTACGCCACGGTTTCACGATGCCATTCAAAATTGGTCCTCGTCAGTTTATCGACTTTGCGCTTCACCCCCGCTGGTCGCTGACGGCGCTGGCCAAAGGTAAACCGCAAATGGCGAATTTCGACATGGATGGCTATGAGTTTGATCGCACCGAAAGCCGTGCCAAAGCAAACTGGGACACGTTGGCGCAGCTTCGCGACATGTGGCCGGGCAAATTGGTGGTCAAGGGTGTGTTGGACGCGCAAGATGCTTTGATGTTACGCGATGCGGGCGTTGACGCCATTCAGGTGTCCAGCCACGGGTCCCGCCAGCTTGACAGTGCACCACCGCCGATCTTGGCGTTGGCCGATATACGCAACGCCGTTGGCCCGGATTTCCCGTTGTTCTATGATACGGGTCTGCGCGGCGGTGAAGACGTGGTAAAAGCGTTTGAGCAAGGCGCGAATTTCACCTTTTTGGGGCGTGTCCTGCAATTTGCGATTGCCGCTGCAGGGGAAGAAGGTCTCGCCGACCTGTGGGATGTGTTGAAGAACGAGACGAGCATTACCCTTGCCCAGATTGGCAGGACGTCAATGTTGGATCATTCGGATAATTAA
- a CDS encoding ABC transporter permease, with protein MLRFLPALTLLAMLGPVIAGLWGTALPAFGHLPAAGLTGPSLDPFRGLFGWAGLGAAVRLSVMTGLIATSVSLAIVVFITAGWSGTRSFRMLERMLSPLLSVPHAAAAFGLAFLIAPSGWVARLLSPALTGWDRPPDLLIVQDPLGLAMIAGLVVKEVPFLLLMTIAAMGQAQPRRSLLVAQSLGYGRLTGWLKTVFPRVYTQIRLPVYVVIAYSMSIVDVAVILGPSTPPTLSVQIVKWMSDPDLSMRLTGAAAALLQLALVIGALGFWWCGERIVARLGDRWIMSGRRGQFDAPIRIFSLGLGSISAVAILFGLAGLAVWSFAAFWSFPNVLPDSFTLRTWDRHGPDAIATLGETFFVAGIAVLLALVLVLGCLEAEHRSGRGLTRRGLWLLYLPLLVPQTAFLPGLQTLLLNLGADVGRLPVIFAHLVFVLPYVFLSLGDPWRSWDVRYTTVAGALGARPRTVFWRVRVPMLLRPILTATAVGIAVSVGQYLATLLIGGGRVSTLTTEAVALASGGDRRAIGVYGLMQTLAALVPFTLALIIPTILWRNRRGLHD; from the coding sequence ATGCTTCGGTTCCTCCCTGCACTGACACTGCTTGCAATGCTGGGGCCTGTGATCGCCGGTCTTTGGGGGACAGCGCTGCCCGCATTTGGACATTTGCCAGCCGCTGGTCTGACGGGTCCGTCCCTCGACCCTTTTCGGGGCTTATTCGGTTGGGCAGGGCTCGGCGCGGCCGTTCGCCTGTCGGTTATGACGGGCTTAATCGCCACGAGTGTGTCACTCGCCATTGTCGTGTTCATCACTGCGGGCTGGTCTGGAACGCGTTCATTTCGGATGTTGGAACGGATGTTGTCGCCACTTCTGTCAGTCCCTCACGCAGCGGCAGCGTTTGGTCTCGCATTCCTCATCGCGCCGTCAGGTTGGGTCGCACGTTTGCTGTCTCCGGCACTAACGGGATGGGACCGACCTCCTGATCTGCTCATCGTGCAAGACCCGCTTGGCCTCGCGATGATTGCAGGATTGGTCGTCAAAGAAGTGCCATTTTTGTTGTTGATGACCATCGCTGCCATGGGCCAAGCCCAGCCGCGAAGATCGCTGTTGGTGGCGCAGTCCCTCGGCTACGGTCGACTGACGGGCTGGCTCAAAACAGTATTCCCCCGCGTCTACACACAAATCCGACTGCCTGTTTATGTCGTGATCGCCTATTCCATGAGCATCGTTGACGTGGCCGTCATCCTTGGACCAAGCACGCCACCGACCCTTTCCGTACAGATCGTAAAATGGATGAGCGACCCAGACCTGTCCATGCGTCTTACCGGGGCGGCGGCGGCATTACTACAACTGGCACTCGTGATTGGTGCATTGGGGTTCTGGTGGTGTGGCGAACGCATCGTGGCACGCCTTGGTGATCGCTGGATCATGTCAGGCAGGCGCGGGCAATTTGATGCACCAATTCGAATCTTTTCGCTTGGACTGGGGTCAATTTCAGCTGTCGCGATCCTGTTTGGTCTTGCGGGTTTGGCTGTCTGGTCTTTTGCCGCGTTCTGGAGTTTCCCTAACGTTCTTCCAGACAGTTTTACGTTACGCACATGGGACCGCCACGGTCCCGACGCTATCGCCACTTTAGGGGAAACCTTCTTTGTTGCGGGCATCGCCGTCTTACTTGCGCTGGTATTGGTGCTCGGTTGCCTTGAGGCAGAACACAGAAGCGGGCGCGGCCTGACGCGGCGCGGATTGTGGCTATTGTACCTGCCACTCCTTGTTCCACAAACGGCGTTCCTACCCGGATTACAGACACTTCTTCTCAATCTTGGCGCTGACGTGGGACGCTTGCCAGTTATTTTTGCCCATCTGGTGTTCGTGTTGCCCTATGTCTTCCTCTCACTTGGCGATCCTTGGCGATCTTGGGATGTACGGTATACCACGGTCGCAGGCGCCCTTGGTGCGCGACCTAGAACAGTCTTCTGGCGGGTGCGGGTGCCGATGTTGCTGCGCCCGATACTGACGGCAACAGCCGTCGGCATTGCAGTGTCGGTTGGTCAATATCTTGCAACATTACTGATTGGCGGTGGACGGGTTTCAACCCTCACCACCGAAGCTGTTGCGTTGGCATCAGGGGGCGACAGGCGCGCGATTGGCGTTTATGGCTTGATGCAGACCTTAGCTGCCCTCGTGCCCTTTACGCTGGCGCTGATTATCCCGACTATTCTGTGGCGCAACCGAAGAGGATTACATGATTAA